Within bacterium (Candidatus Blackallbacteria) CG13_big_fil_rev_8_21_14_2_50_49_14, the genomic segment GGATGCCATGCATGTCTCTTCCTTCGCATCTTCACCTCGATTTAAAAGTTTCAGAAGCCTTGTTCCTGCTCCTCAGTGCCAAACTCAGTCATGAGTTTCTCGAATCGATTCGGGTCGATGATTTTGTCTTTGGCCAAACCGAAATGGGAGCCTTGCTCCAAAAGTTGGAGTCTGCGGTGGGCGAGCAATACGCCCATCAAACAGATGATGTTTTGGATGAGCTGATTAACAGCTTTCTTCCCGAAGTGCCGATTCGCAATGTGGGTGTTACGGATTACAGTTATCCCATGTACAATACCGATGCTATTTTGCCCAAAATTCAACTGGCGCTTGATGAACAGCAGGTTTTGCGGATTGAATACTATTCAATGGATCGTGAAGAAGTGAATCAGCGCGATGTCGAGCCCTATTTCCTTGAAAAAAGATACAATTACCATATCTTAATGGGCTATTGCCGCTGGCGTGAAGATATCCGTCTGTTCAGGGTCGATCGGATCAAATCCCTTCAGCTTTTGAATGAAAACTTCTCACGTCCGGTCGATTTTCAAGCCAACGAGTACAGTCACGACGATCCGATCTAAGCTGGGAGCCGATCTTCGCTGGCGTGCTTAATTCGACAATTCCAACCAGCGGTCGTGGGGCATAATATCGCGCAGTGACTTATAGTAGCGATCAATCGGGTAAAAGAAGAAATTGCTGACCCGACTGGTATAGAGACTGGCGTAATCCCGTACCTGATCCCCAAAACGTGAAATTTCATCGCCATCGTGAAAAAGAGGGCCCCAGATCGGATGGTAATGGGCACTGATTTCTGCGCGCAGGGTGTGAATTTTGGTCTCGGTTTTTTCCATTTCTTTCTGACAACGCCGGATACCCTCTTCGAGTTCTTCACGGGTTTTTGCCAAGGCCTTGCTTTCGGCTGGCGTCAGTTCCCGCAGTGAAAACTCAAGATTTTCAAGCGTATTCAGTTGGCTCGAAAAAATATGCAGTTCGTAATGTAGTTTGTCCCATTTATTGGTTAAACGGCGCATCCGCAGCAATTTCTCTTTGACTTCTTCTGTTTTTGAAAGCTCTTCTTCAAGCTCTTGAACGACCAAAACCGTCCGCCAATTGGAGTCTTTGTCTGAGCGCATGACATCTCCAAAGATATGGTCGCCAATATAGAGCACTTCGTTGCCTTTGGCCTGGATCAGGCTTTCAAAGGCGATATAGTTGCCTTTGCTGTAGATTTTATCTGCTTGAAAAGCGTTTTCGTTAAAGAGGGTTTCTTCATGGGTTTTTTCATCCACTTCGTAGAAGGGCGTGTTCTCTTTGAAGAATCCGGGTTTGCGGGCGTTGACGATCACAATTTCGAAATAATTCCGCCAGGAAGTATAGTTCAGGTTGTCTGTATCGAGCAGATACTCCATGATCATATCGGTATAGTAGAACTCAGAATTGGTAAGTAAAAAGAGTTTTTTGCCGCTTTCAATGAACTTATCAAGAGTGAGTGACAGGTGAGGGTCTTTATATACATATTTTGCGATATCATGCAAAATATTGGATTTTAAGGATCCATCCCGATGGGTCATGTCAATACAGAAACGAATATCCTCATAGATTTCATGGTAGCTGCGGCTGGTCAGTTGACCGGCTTCGACAAGATCTA encodes:
- a CDS encoding HAD family hydrolase: METLKRALRKSSPEKFRLLTELVETSIDGTRDIFVNRPLNMSQIHYIGFDMDYTLAIYNKRAIEELAFVKTLEKLVELRNYPEQILDLNYNDEAIIRGLLMDHQKGNLIKINRFKQVCRVLHGSIPLETNVYFNDKVDQSDPQRISSVDTLFSLPEAYLYTLLVDLVEAGQLTSRSYHEIYEDIRFCIDMTHRDGSLKSNILHDIAKYVYKDPHLSLTLDKFIESGKKLFLLTNSEFYYTDMIMEYLLDTDNLNYTSWRNYFEIVIVNARKPGFFKENTPFYEVDEKTHEETLFNENAFQADKIYSKGNYIAFESLIQAKGNEVLYIGDHIFGDVMRSDKDSNWRTVLVVQELEEELSKTEEVKEKLLRMRRLTNKWDKLHYELHIFSSQLNTLENLEFSLRELTPAESKALAKTREELEEGIRRCQKEMEKTETKIHTLRAEISAHYHPIWGPLFHDGDEISRFGDQVRDYASLYTSRVSNFFFYPIDRYYKSLRDIMPHDRWLELSN